Proteins found in one Neodiprion lecontei isolate iyNeoLeco1 chromosome 6, iyNeoLeco1.1, whole genome shotgun sequence genomic segment:
- the LOC107217754 gene encoding dynein regulatory complex protein 10-like — MKHFFEHTLKRISTSPEEYRAKELRYRKLWRENEKAKTDLKILAAVLEEQRKQHDMEMELINSQCEKDLATVKRINRKCKEDVNYTIIRTERKMMIAYKASEMKQKEIREDVSNAEFHLKKIRTLNLALEKEARDKRFKIESQLLGIINKYDTEIGEKQKQMELLIVQFETDKKKKEDLEAEIERQADLYDTFMKEKQDTEDAIINEKLAKLMMTRAVKTIQRWWHSMREKRKAKIAKKKTKNKKLKKKK, encoded by the exons atgaaacatttttttgaacacACATTAAAACGCATTTCCACATCTCCAGAAGAATACAGGGCAAAAGAGCTGCGTTACAGAAAGCTTTggagagagaatgaaaaagcAAAGACGGATCTAAAAA TATTGGCAGCAGTATTGGAGGAGCAAAGAAAACAACATGACATGGAAATGGAATTGATAAATTCGCAATGTGAAAAAGATTTGGCAACTGTAAAACGAATAAACAGAAAATGCAAAGAAGATGTGAATTATACCAT AATTAGAACAGAGCGGAAAATGATGATTGCTTACAAGGCATCTGAGATGAAACAGAAAGAGATCCGAGAAGATGTAAGCAATGCCGAGTTTCACCTAAAAAAGATTCGAACGTTGAATCTTGCCTTGGAAAAGGAAGCTCGTGATAAAAG GTTCAAGATTGAATCACAGCTTTTGGGTATAATCAACAAGTATGACACAGAAAttggtgaaaaacaaaaacagatGGAGTTACTCATTGTACAATTTGAGacagataaaaagaaaaaggaagattTAGAG GCTGAAATAGAGAGACAAGCAGATTTGTATGACACTTTTATGAAAGAGAAACAAGATACAGAAGATGCAATAATCAACGAAAAATTAGCAAAGTTAATGATGACTCGCGCAGTAAAAACTATTCAGCGATGGTGGCATTCAATGCGAGAAAAGCGTAAGGCTAAGATAGccaaaaagaaaacgaaaaacaagaaacttAAG aagaagaaataa